The following proteins come from a genomic window of Thermodesulfatator atlanticus DSM 21156:
- a CDS encoding RlmE family RNA methyltransferase, producing MPYKPRDYYAKKAKQEKYPARSVYKLQEADKKYRLLKRGQIILDLGAAPGSWSKYALQKVGKTGKVVGVDLSPVKITAPNFVFLQKDIFEIGPEEILKATETEAFDAVLSDMAPKTTGDRSGDHFRSINLAERALEIAEKTLKTGGVFFVKVFEGEAFPRFVEEVKKRLGPVKRFRPKSTRSESREIFVLARKEVKN from the coding sequence ATGCCTTATAAACCCCGTGATTACTATGCCAAAAAAGCCAAGCAGGAAAAATATCCCGCCCGCTCTGTTTACAAACTCCAAGAAGCAGACAAAAAATACCGCCTGCTTAAACGCGGCCAGATAATCCTTGACCTTGGAGCTGCGCCTGGCTCCTGGAGCAAATATGCCCTTCAAAAGGTAGGTAAAACCGGAAAAGTCGTGGGCGTTGACTTAAGCCCGGTAAAAATCACCGCCCCGAATTTTGTCTTCCTCCAAAAAGACATTTTTGAAATTGGACCAGAAGAAATTCTCAAGGCTACAGAAACCGAAGCCTTTGACGCGGTATTAAGCGACATGGCCCCTAAAACCACAGGCGACCGCTCAGGAGACCACTTTCGCTCTATAAACCTTGCTGAAAGAGCCCTTGAAATTGCTGAAAAAACCCTTAAAACCGGGGGAGTTTTTTTCGTCAAAGTTTTTGAAGGAGAGGCCTTTCCGCGTTTTGTTGAGGAAGTAAAAAAAAGGCTCGGACCAGTCAAAAGATTCCGCCCAAAGAGCACCCGTTCA